From the Tripterygium wilfordii isolate XIE 37 chromosome 6, ASM1340144v1, whole genome shotgun sequence genome, one window contains:
- the LOC120000279 gene encoding receptor protein kinase-like protein ZAR1 — MKRNRDLFFLFLYFLYFFNFQNHNFVLSLTPDGLSLLSLKSAVDQPSDASPLSDWNQNDATPCRWTGVSCMNITGFPDPRVVGIAITGMNLRGYIPSELGSLVYLRRLNLHNNNFYGSIPVQLFNATSLHSIFLYGNNFSGSLPPSICNIPRLQNLDLSNNSFSGSIPSELRNCRQLQRLILARNKFSGEIPAGIWPELDNLVQLDLSANELRGLIPNDLGELKSLSGTLNLSFNHLSGRIPKSLGNLPVTVSFDLRNNNLSGEIPQTGSFANQGPTAFLSNPSLCGFPLQKPCRESTETSPGSQSSSPVSGSSPKKGLSPGVIILISVADATGVAFIGLIIVYIYWKKKDDSTGCSCTNKSKFGGSEKSTACLLCSCVNGFRNEDSEPEDPEKSKGEGELVAIDKGFTFELDELFRASAYVLGKSGLGIVYKVVLGNGIPVAVRRLGEGGEQRYKEFVAEVQAIGKVKHPNVVKLRAYYWAPEEKLLISDFISNGNLANALRGKGGQASSSLSWSTRLRIAKGTARGLAYLHECSPRKFVHGGIKPSNILLDNEFQPHVSDFGLSRLIAITGNNPSSSGGFIGGALPYLNPIQTEITNNYRAPEARVPGGRPTQKWDIYSFGVVLLELLTGKSPELSPTTSTSSVEIPDLVKWVRKGLEEDNPLSDMADPILLQQVHAKKEVLAVFHIALACAEADPEIRPRMKTVSENLERVGT; from the exons ATGAAGAGAAACAGAGACCTCTTCTTCCTATTTCTCTACTTCCTCTACTTCTTTAACTTTCAGAATCACAACTTCGTGCTCTCTCTTACTCCTGACGGCTTATCTCTGCTGTCTCTTAAATCAGCCGTTGATCAGCCATCTGACGCCTCCCCTCTCTCCGACTGGAACCAGAACGACGCCACACCGTGCCGCTGGACTGGGGTTTCCTGCATGAACATTACTGGATTCCCGGACCCTCGCGTGGTTGGTATAGCCATCACAGGGATGAATCTCCGGGGGTATATTCCGTCTGAATTGGGGTCTTTAGTGTATCTCAGGAGGCTAAACCTTCATAACAATAATTTCTACGGCTCGATTCCGGTTCAGCTCTTCAATGCGACGTCGCTTCATAGTATCTTTCTCTACGGTAACAATTTCTCAGGTTCGCTTCCTCCTTCGATCTGCAACATCCCTCGACTGCAAAACCTTGACCTCTCCAATAATTCGTTCTCTGGTTCTATACCTTCGGAGTTAAGGAATTGTAGGCAGTTGCAGCGGCTGATTTTGGCGAGGAATAAGTTTTCTGGTGAAATTCCGGCGGGGATTTGGCCGGAACTCGATAATTTAGTTCAGCTTGATCTTTCTGCAAATGAGCTCCGTGGATTGATCCCGAACGATCTCGGTGAACTGAAGTCTCTCTCTGGTACTCTGAATCTCTCCTTCAACCATCTCTCAGGTAGAATTCCAAAATCGCTGGGAAATCTGCCGGTAACGGTGAGTTTTGACCTACGAAACAATAATTTAAGTGGCGAAATACCTCAAACGGGGTCGTTCGCGAACCAAGGACCAACAGCTTTTCTCAGCAATCCATCGCTATGCGGATTCCCTCTTCAAAAACCTTGCCGCGAGTCTACAGAAACCTCGCCAGGAAGCCAGAGTTCATCGCCTGTGTCTGGTAGCAGTCCGAAGAAAGGGCTGAGTCCTGGCGTGATCATACTAATCTCAGTAGCTGACGCCACCGGCGTAGCCTTCATAGGCCTGATCATTGTCTACATCTACTGGAAAAAGAAAGACGATTCGACCGGATGTAGCTGCACTAATAAAAGCAAGTTCGGTGGTAGCGAGAAATCCACTGCGTGTTTACTCTGTTCTTGCGTCAATGGCTTCCGAAACGAAGATTCGGAGCCGGAAGATCCAGAGAAAAGTAAGGGAGAAGGGGAACTGGTGGCCATTGACAAGGGTTTCACGTTTGAGCTTGATGAGTTGTTTAGGGCATCTGCTTACGTACTGGGCAAGAGTGGGCTGGGGATTGTGTACAAAGTGGTGCTCGGTAATGGAATTCCGGTGGCGGTTAGGAGGCTCGGGGAAGGCGGCGAGCAGCGGTACAAGGAATTTGTGGCGGAGGTACAGGCGATTGGGAAGGTGAAGCACCCTAATGTGGTGAAGTTGAGGGCTTATTATTGGGCTCCAGAGGAGAAGCTCCTTATTAGTGATTTTATCTCTAATGGCAACTTGGCTAATGCTCTTCGAG GTAAAGGTGGTCAGGCATCATCAAGTCTGTCATGGTCGACAAGGCTGAGAATCGCCAAGGGAACAGCCAGAGGCTTAGCCTACCTCCACGAATGCAGTCCAagaaagtttgtccatggaggCATTAAACCCTCCAACATCCTCCTTGACAATGAATTCCAGCCTCACGTTTCTGATTTTGGTCTCAGTCGACTCATTGCCATTACAGGCAACAATCCTTCCTCTTCAGGTGGCTTCATTGGTGGAGCACTGCCTTATCTGAACCCAATCCAAACAGAGATAACCAACAACTACAGAGCACCAGAGGCTCGAGTTCCCGGTGGTCGCCCAACCCAGAAATGGGATATCTACTCATTtggagttgtcttgcttgaatTGCTAACTGGAAAATCTCCAGAGCTTTCACCAACCACATCAACTTCTTCAGTAGAAATACCTGACCTTGTTAAGTGGGTGAGGAAGGGACTTGAAGAGGATAATCCATTATCAGATATGGCGGATCCTATTCTGCTCCAACAAGTGCATGCCAAGAAGGAAGTGTTGGCAGTTTTTCATATTGCCCTTGCTTGTGCTGAAGCAGACCCTGAAATCAGGCCTAGAATGAAAACTGTCTCTGAAAATCTTGAGAGAGTTGgcacatga